The following coding sequences are from one Prochlorococcus sp. MIT 1314 window:
- the mnmH gene encoding tRNA 2-selenouridine(34) synthase MnmH, whose protein sequence is MNFRRKVLEKFRSFNGPLIDVRSPGEYYKGHMPNSINIPLFDNDERSIIGKIFKKEGREKAVIEGLKFFEKKMELFLDNLFLKIESHKIITEKNNNDLQVRIYCSRGGMRSQSIAWLLEKYKFNTITLKGGYKTYRRWTLDSFSKKWNIVIVGGKTGTGKTRLLSLLEKYEKQTIDLEGLACHRGSTFGGLGMKEQPSNEQFENKIAEKLNSFKSINKIFVEAESANIGKCKIPHEFFNQMKSSPRIEILRSESNRLDELINTYSVFKQEELIECVLRIKKRLGPQRTKIALESIKEEKWDLVCKSVLDYYDKCYEYEKVGKENIKLLDLTDKKYDYKILEIINNVL, encoded by the coding sequence ATGAATTTCAGAAGAAAAGTACTAGAGAAATTTAGAAGTTTTAACGGACCTCTTATAGATGTTAGGAGCCCAGGTGAATATTATAAAGGACATATGCCTAATTCTATTAATATTCCACTATTTGATAATGATGAGAGGTCAATAATTGGGAAAATTTTCAAAAAAGAAGGTAGAGAAAAAGCTGTAATAGAGGGATTAAAATTCTTTGAAAAGAAAATGGAATTATTTCTTGACAATTTGTTTTTGAAGATTGAATCTCATAAAATTATTACTGAAAAAAATAATAATGACTTACAAGTAAGAATATATTGTTCTAGAGGGGGAATGCGTTCACAAAGTATTGCTTGGTTATTAGAAAAATATAAATTTAATACAATTACACTCAAAGGAGGATACAAGACATATAGAAGATGGACACTAGATAGTTTTTCAAAAAAGTGGAATATTGTAATTGTTGGGGGAAAAACAGGAACTGGGAAGACAAGATTATTATCATTACTAGAGAAATATGAAAAACAAACTATAGATCTTGAAGGATTGGCATGTCATAGAGGAAGCACATTTGGTGGTTTAGGAATGAAAGAACAACCTTCCAACGAACAATTTGAAAATAAAATTGCAGAAAAATTAAATTCTTTTAAAAGTATTAATAAAATTTTTGTAGAAGCTGAAAGTGCAAATATAGGTAAATGCAAAATTCCTCATGAATTCTTCAATCAGATGAAAAGTTCTCCTAGAATTGAGATTTTAAGGAGCGAATCAAACAGGTTAGATGAGTTGATAAATACTTATAGTGTATTTAAGCAAGAAGAACTTATAGAATGTGTACTAAGGATAAAAAAAAGGTTAGGACCTCAAAGAACAAAAATAGCTCTAGAATCAATTAAAGAAGAAAAATGGGACTTAGTTTGCAAATCAGTTTTGGATTATTACGATAAATGTTATGAATATGAAAAGGTTGGCAAAGAAAATATAAAGTTATTAGATTTAACCGATAAAAAATATGATTATAAAATTTTAGAAATAATAAATAATGTTTTATAA
- a CDS encoding GUN4 domain-containing protein: MTNKEQDNYNGTLDLITKFADSNQRKRINLLTKIEAEVENIFKLGPSFFEIFDNDGDDWAAGWLLQVLKKYKPEFFENNKFNSWFNTYSDIGINYEELQLMLLDQKFEEADRLTSSYLRILAGKLAEKRGYVFYSEVKNMSDKDLQTIDRLWTIYSTGRFGFSIQAKILKSVGKKYELLWPKIGWKKDGLWTRYPTSFCWSLEAPDGHMPLINQLRGVRLMDSILRHPAIAERHNNIL; this comes from the coding sequence ATGACTAACAAAGAACAAGATAACTATAATGGTACATTAGATCTGATAACTAAATTTGCAGATTCTAATCAAAGAAAAAGAATAAATTTATTAACTAAAATCGAAGCTGAAGTTGAAAATATTTTTAAACTTGGGCCATCATTTTTTGAAATATTTGATAATGATGGAGATGATTGGGCCGCAGGCTGGTTATTGCAAGTTTTAAAAAAATATAAGCCTGAATTTTTTGAAAATAATAAATTCAATAGTTGGTTTAATACTTATTCAGATATTGGTATTAATTATGAAGAATTACAATTGATGTTATTAGATCAAAAATTTGAAGAAGCTGATAGATTAACAAGTTCATACTTACGAATTTTAGCCGGAAAATTAGCTGAAAAACGAGGATATGTTTTCTACAGTGAAGTTAAGAATATGTCAGATAAAGATCTACAAACTATTGATAGATTATGGACTATTTATTCTACTGGTAGATTTGGCTTCTCAATTCAAGCAAAGATTCTAAAATCAGTAGGGAAAAAATATGAATTATTGTGGCCTAAGATAGGTTGGAAAAAAGATGGATTATGGACAAGGTATCCTACTTCTTTTTGTTGGTCATTGGAGGCGCCTGATGGACATATGCCTTTAATAAATCAATTAAGGGGAGTAAGACTTATGGATTCGATCCTAAGACATCCTGCTATCGCTGAGAGACATAACAATATTCTTTGA
- a CDS encoding ATP-binding protein: protein MSLFQGKNILKIFFKRPGIYWSNYEYESSLQLNEFVDQLLEPIKKSQSSYLIKLGLHEALVNAVKHGNKLDPTKSIRVRRIITPNWCVWQIQDQGNGLEIKKRKYNLPKKINSLNGRGLYIINECFDDIRWSSKGNRLQLALKR, encoded by the coding sequence ATGTCCTTATTTCAGGGCAAAAATATTTTAAAAATTTTTTTTAAGAGGCCAGGGATTTACTGGTCAAATTACGAATATGAATCGTCACTACAATTAAATGAATTTGTAGATCAATTATTAGAACCAATTAAAAAATCTCAATCAAGTTATCTTATTAAACTTGGCTTACATGAAGCTCTCGTTAACGCAGTAAAACATGGAAATAAATTAGATCCTACAAAAAGTATTAGAGTCAGAAGAATTATTACACCTAATTGGTGTGTTTGGCAGATTCAGGACCAAGGTAATGGTTTAGAAATAAAAAAAAGAAAATATAATTTACCCAAAAAAATAAATAGTTTAAATGGCCGTGGCTTATATATTATTAATGAATGTTTTGATGATATTAGATGGAGTAGTAAAGGTAATAGGCTTCAGTTGGCTTTAAAAAGATGA
- a CDS encoding DUF6439 family protein, with amino-acid sequence MTYWDKDTIKLVQSLNGKLKIDHTKWHKDKGNKYKRSAELISAGLCQLIISCNEKETIEYMEESIKWLKEINVDQPCPSKNHLFKAN; translated from the coding sequence ATGACCTATTGGGATAAAGATACTATTAAACTTGTTCAAAGTCTTAATGGTAAATTGAAAATTGATCATACAAAATGGCATAAAGATAAAGGTAATAAATATAAAAGATCAGCAGAATTAATTTCAGCGGGTTTATGCCAATTAATTATTTCATGTAATGAAAAAGAAACCATTGAGTACATGGAGGAAAGCATTAAATGGTTAAAAGAAATTAACGTTGATCAACCATGTCCAAGTAAAAATCATCTTTTTAAAGCCAACTGA
- a CDS encoding class I SAM-dependent methyltransferase, translated as MARESISKIAYKTLQQSKSIAGFAHKQISSRIMNFILPDSNLENFDIDKNLLLQIQNSMDLLREEDWNDAEKNIYPKKLLFDEPWLRYLSQYPKIWLDMPNIWNRRRNQNFDDLPESIEKDNYPQYYLRNFHHQTDGYLSDFSASIYDLQVDILFNGSADSMRRRIIKPIKEGLENFRDRNKSSIKILDVATGSGRTLKQLRVAFPKEKITGIDLSDSYLKEASRYISELDGDLIELIKGNAEELPFENNSFQCVSCVYLFHELPRTVRAKVLNEFFRVLEPGGTLVLADSIQISDSPDFTSVMENFYKTFHEPFYCDYIKEDINSRMEQVGFKNVKSNSYFMTKVWSAVK; from the coding sequence ATGGCTAGGGAATCTATTTCAAAAATTGCATATAAAACGCTTCAACAGAGTAAAAGCATTGCTGGATTTGCTCATAAGCAAATTAGTTCAAGGATAATGAACTTTATTCTTCCCGATTCTAATCTTGAGAACTTTGATATAGATAAGAACCTTTTATTACAAATCCAAAATTCAATGGATCTATTAAGAGAGGAAGATTGGAATGACGCAGAAAAAAATATATATCCAAAAAAATTATTGTTTGATGAGCCATGGCTTAGATATTTGAGTCAATATCCTAAAATTTGGCTAGATATGCCTAATATATGGAATAGACGAAGAAACCAAAACTTTGATGACCTGCCTGAATCGATTGAAAAAGATAATTATCCACAATATTACTTAAGAAACTTTCATCATCAAACAGATGGTTATTTATCAGATTTTTCAGCTAGTATTTACGATTTACAAGTAGATATACTTTTTAATGGAAGTGCTGACTCCATGAGAAGGAGAATAATCAAGCCAATAAAAGAAGGACTAGAGAATTTTCGTGATAGAAATAAAAGTAGTATAAAAATACTTGATGTAGCTACTGGTTCTGGAAGAACATTAAAACAACTAAGAGTAGCATTCCCTAAAGAAAAAATAACAGGAATCGATTTATCTGATTCATACCTAAAAGAAGCTAGTAGATACATTTCAGAATTAGATGGTGATCTAATTGAATTAATAAAAGGTAATGCCGAAGAACTACCTTTTGAAAATAATAGTTTTCAATGCGTTTCTTGTGTTTATTTATTTCATGAATTACCAAGAACAGTTAGAGCTAAAGTATTAAATGAATTTTTTAGAGTTCTTGAGCCAGGAGGAACATTAGTTTTAGCCGATTCGATTCAAATAAGCGATTCTCCTGATTTCACATCTGTTATGGAAAATTTTTATAAAACTTTTCATGAGCCTTTCTATTGTGATTATATAAAGGAGGATATTAATTCAAGAATGGAACAAGTAGGGTTTAAAAATGTAAAATCAAATTCCTATTTCATGACCAAAGTATGGTCTGCTGTAAAGTAA
- the glnA gene encoding type I glutamate--ammonia ligase encodes MSKSPQDVLSQIKDEGIELIDLKFTDIHGKWQHLTLTSDMIEEDSFTEGLAFDGSSIRGWKAINASDMSMVPDASTAWIDPFYKHKTLSMICSIQEPRSGEPYDRCPRALAQKALKYLDSTGIADTAFFGPEPEFFLFDDVRYDSKEGGCFYSVDTIEAPWNTGRIEEGGNLGYKIQYKEGYFPVAPNDTAQDIRSEMLLLMGELGIPTEKHHHEVAGAGQHELGMKFDSLINAADNVMTYKYVVRNVAKKYGKTATFMPKPVFNDNGTGMHVHQSLWKSGEPLFFGEGAYANLSQTARWYIGGILKHAPSFLAFTNPTTNSYKRLVPGFEAPVNLVYSEGNRSAAVRIPLTGPSPKAKRLEFRSGDALANPYLAFSVMMLAGIDGIKNQIDPGDGVDVDLFELPADELAKIDTVPSSLNDSLNALKADKDYLLAGGVFTEDFIDNFIDIKYEEVQQLRQRPHPHEFFMYYDA; translated from the coding sequence ATGTCTAAGTCACCTCAAGATGTTTTAAGTCAAATTAAAGACGAAGGAATTGAACTCATCGATTTAAAATTCACAGATATTCATGGAAAATGGCAACATTTAACACTTACATCAGACATGATAGAAGAGGACTCTTTTACAGAAGGCTTAGCTTTTGATGGGTCATCAATAAGAGGTTGGAAAGCAATTAATGCATCTGATATGTCAATGGTGCCTGATGCAAGTACTGCATGGATCGATCCTTTTTATAAACATAAAACACTTAGTATGATTTGCTCTATTCAAGAGCCAAGAAGCGGGGAGCCTTATGATAGATGTCCAAGAGCTTTAGCTCAAAAGGCATTAAAATATTTAGACTCTACTGGCATAGCAGATACTGCATTTTTTGGACCAGAGCCAGAATTCTTTTTATTTGATGATGTTAGATATGACTCTAAAGAAGGAGGTTGTTTTTACAGTGTAGATACTATTGAAGCTCCATGGAATACTGGGAGAATAGAAGAAGGTGGAAACTTAGGATACAAAATACAGTATAAAGAAGGATATTTTCCTGTAGCTCCAAATGATACTGCGCAAGATATCAGATCTGAGATGCTTCTTCTTATGGGTGAATTAGGTATCCCTACAGAAAAACATCACCATGAAGTTGCTGGTGCCGGCCAACACGAGCTTGGAATGAAATTTGATTCTTTAATAAATGCTGCTGATAACGTTATGACGTATAAATACGTGGTTAGAAACGTAGCTAAAAAGTATGGCAAAACAGCTACCTTTATGCCTAAGCCTGTATTTAACGATAATGGTACTGGAATGCATGTTCACCAAAGTTTGTGGAAGAGTGGAGAGCCATTATTCTTTGGTGAAGGTGCCTATGCAAATTTATCTCAAACAGCTAGATGGTACATCGGAGGAATACTTAAACATGCACCTTCATTCCTAGCATTTACTAATCCAACTACAAACAGTTATAAAAGATTGGTTCCAGGATTCGAAGCACCTGTTAATCTAGTTTATTCAGAGGGTAATAGATCTGCCGCTGTCAGAATACCTTTAACTGGTCCAAGTCCAAAAGCTAAAAGATTAGAATTTAGATCAGGTGACGCACTTGCCAACCCATATTTAGCTTTCTCCGTAATGATGCTTGCTGGTATTGATGGAATTAAAAATCAAATAGATCCTGGTGATGGTGTAGATGTTGATTTATTCGAACTTCCAGCAGATGAACTTGCAAAAATTGATACCGTTCCTTCATCTCTTAATGATTCACTTAATGCACTCAAAGCAGATAAGGATTATCTATTGGCTGGTGGAGTATTTACAGAAGATTTTATTGATAACTTTATCGATATAAAATACGAAGAGGTACAACAATTAAGACAGAGGCCTCATCCACATGAATTCTTCATGTACTATGATGCATAA
- a CDS encoding alanine--glyoxylate aminotransferase family protein — translation MTEAKLISALNEENLSHFSKTYVPSRLLLGPGPSNAHPEVLNALSLNPIGHLDEAYISLMSDVQQLLRYTWQCNNRLTLPMSGTGSAAMEASIANFIEEGEKILIAKKGYFGDRLVDMASRYKADVSVIHKPWGEAFSYEEIKYEIETKKPAIFAIVHAETSSGVLQPLDGIGDICRKNNCLFLVDAVTSLGALELLIDEWNIDLAYSCSQKGLSCPPGLSPFTMNKRAEEKLSSRKTKVPNWYLDLSLLNKYWGSDRVYHHTAPVNMNFAIREGLRLIANEGLENVWIRHNTNSKKLWNGLESLGMELHVSKDYRLPTLTTVKIPPAVDGEGFRNHLLRNFGIEIGNGLGELSGKVWRIGLMGYNSSEDNVDRLLNLFDTELKKFSIFESSTF, via the coding sequence TTGACAGAGGCAAAACTTATTTCTGCTTTAAATGAAGAGAATTTATCTCATTTCTCAAAGACTTATGTTCCCTCTAGACTTTTATTAGGTCCCGGTCCTTCAAACGCGCATCCAGAAGTTTTAAACGCTCTTTCTCTAAATCCAATTGGTCATTTAGATGAAGCATATATTTCATTAATGTCTGATGTTCAGCAACTTCTAAGATATACCTGGCAATGCAATAATCGTCTTACTCTCCCAATGAGTGGTACTGGAAGTGCAGCTATGGAAGCTTCAATAGCAAATTTTATAGAGGAGGGAGAAAAAATTCTTATTGCCAAAAAAGGATATTTTGGAGACAGATTAGTTGATATGGCAAGTAGATATAAAGCTGATGTTTCCGTTATACATAAACCGTGGGGTGAGGCTTTTTCTTATGAAGAAATTAAGTATGAAATAGAGACTAAAAAACCTGCTATATTTGCTATCGTTCACGCCGAGACATCTAGTGGTGTTTTACAACCTCTTGATGGAATTGGAGATATATGTAGAAAAAATAACTGCTTGTTTCTTGTTGATGCAGTTACTTCACTTGGCGCTTTAGAACTATTAATAGATGAATGGAATATCGATTTAGCATATAGTTGCAGCCAGAAAGGATTAAGTTGCCCACCCGGATTAAGTCCTTTTACAATGAATAAAAGGGCTGAAGAAAAACTAAGTTCAAGAAAAACTAAAGTCCCAAACTGGTATTTAGATTTATCTCTTCTAAATAAATATTGGGGTTCTGACCGGGTTTATCATCATACAGCGCCCGTAAATATGAATTTTGCAATTCGCGAAGGTTTAAGATTAATTGCAAATGAGGGTTTAGAGAATGTTTGGATTAGGCATAATACTAATTCAAAGAAATTGTGGAATGGTTTAGAAAGTTTAGGCATGGAATTACATGTATCTAAGGACTATAGGTTGCCAACTCTCACAACCGTTAAGATTCCTCCAGCTGTTGATGGTGAAGGGTTTAGAAACCATCTTTTAAGAAATTTTGGTATAGAAATAGGAAATGGACTTGGAGAATTGTCGGGTAAGGTATGGCGTATAGGATTAATGGGCTACAACTCAAGTGAAGATAATGTAGACAGATTATTAAACCTTTTTGATACCGAGTTAAAGAAATTCTCTATTTTTGAGTCCTCAACTTTTTGA
- a CDS encoding nucleoside deaminase, translated as MRYIFENENTIRDQKKRTINSKYLNWMNLIIRRSEEIGKVELPISSVILDQRGRCIGRGVNKRTINKDPLGHAEIMALRQASLIKNDWRFNECTIISNLEPCTMCASALIQARMGKVVFGAYDKKRGGLGGSIDLSKHKSSHHKMEIIGGILEDECRQILQLWFKKLRTQK; from the coding sequence ATGAGATATATTTTTGAAAATGAAAATACTATTAGAGATCAAAAAAAAAGAACAATTAATTCAAAATATCTTAATTGGATGAATTTGATAATAAGAAGATCTGAAGAAATTGGAAAAGTTGAATTACCAATCTCTTCAGTAATTTTAGATCAGCGAGGAAGATGTATTGGAAGAGGAGTTAACAAGAGAACTATTAATAAAGACCCATTAGGTCATGCTGAAATAATGGCACTAAGACAGGCATCTTTAATTAAAAATGATTGGAGATTTAATGAATGTACTATTATCTCAAATTTAGAACCATGTACCATGTGTGCATCAGCATTGATCCAAGCGCGGATGGGTAAAGTTGTTTTTGGTGCTTACGATAAGAAGAGAGGTGGTTTGGGTGGTTCAATAGACTTATCAAAGCATAAAAGTTCTCATCACAAAATGGAAATTATAGGGGGAATTTTAGAAGATGAATGCAGACAGATTTTACAATTATGGTTCAAAAAGTTGAGGACTCAAAAATAG
- a CDS encoding pyridoxal phosphate-dependent decarboxylase family protein, whose product MAEDLNNNKDIYFPSYLGMNDNLITLLNRATQTLCNWFAKAEKYGPLPFDENFKCTMPEEDGNSVDDLFSEIDSLLNNSFNPVHPGSLAHLDPPPLTFSILGDLIAAGLNNNLLAYELSPSVTLLEESLCKWFANKIGFNDLSGGIAASGGTLSNLNALIAARHNAGLGSDPNSVLLVSEDAHSSFIKCARIMGLDEKNLIWINTDNNGCMDIQNLRKTLDKCLIDNKKIFAIVATLGTTVRGAIDPIKDISEICKERRIWLHIDGSIGGIFAITSIPIEGLKYIKQANSITINPQKIIGITKTSSLLIVSNMRTLENTFSTGLPYISSKEKTINRGEIGIQGSRPAEVIKLWLGLKFLGLKGIEDILKSSIKRKEVFIDNIIKKNQFEIYSGPLHIVSFLPKGLSQKDSDLWTQNKINELMKNNFMLSRPKFKGKYFLRVVMGNYNTNESHIEELLKFLNAYQ is encoded by the coding sequence ATGGCTGAAGATTTAAATAATAATAAAGATATTTACTTCCCCTCGTATTTAGGGATGAATGATAATTTGATTACTCTTTTAAATAGAGCAACTCAAACTCTTTGTAACTGGTTTGCTAAAGCCGAAAAATATGGTCCTTTACCTTTTGATGAAAATTTTAAGTGTACTATGCCCGAGGAAGATGGTAATTCAGTAGATGATTTGTTTTCTGAGATCGACTCCCTTTTGAATAATTCATTTAATCCCGTTCATCCAGGATCACTTGCTCACCTAGACCCCCCGCCTTTGACTTTTTCTATTTTAGGAGATTTAATTGCTGCTGGTTTAAATAATAATCTGCTTGCCTACGAGTTATCTCCAAGTGTCACATTGCTTGAGGAATCATTATGCAAATGGTTTGCAAATAAAATTGGGTTTAATGATTTGTCAGGAGGGATAGCAGCTAGTGGAGGAACTTTAAGTAATTTGAATGCATTAATAGCCGCTAGACATAATGCAGGATTAGGTTCAGACCCTAATTCAGTCTTACTTGTTAGTGAAGATGCTCATTCTTCCTTTATCAAGTGCGCAAGAATTATGGGTCTTGATGAAAAAAATCTCATCTGGATTAATACTGATAATAATGGATGTATGGATATACAAAATCTTAGAAAAACGTTAGATAAATGTTTAATAGATAATAAAAAAATCTTTGCTATTGTTGCCACCTTAGGAACAACTGTAAGAGGAGCAATTGATCCTATTAAAGATATTAGTGAAATATGCAAAGAAAGAAGAATATGGTTACATATAGATGGTTCCATTGGAGGGATTTTTGCTATAACTTCTATACCTATAGAGGGTTTAAAATATATTAAACAAGCTAATTCCATAACAATTAATCCTCAAAAAATAATAGGTATTACAAAGACTTCCTCCCTGTTAATAGTTTCCAATATGCGTACTTTAGAAAATACTTTTTCTACTGGACTTCCGTACATATCATCTAAAGAAAAAACTATAAATAGAGGAGAAATTGGCATACAAGGTTCTAGACCAGCAGAAGTCATAAAACTCTGGCTTGGCTTAAAATTTTTAGGTCTGAAAGGAATAGAAGATATATTAAAATCATCAATAAAAAGAAAAGAAGTTTTTATAGATAATATTATTAAAAAAAATCAATTTGAAATATATTCTGGTCCTTTACATATCGTTTCATTTTTACCTAAAGGACTATCGCAAAAAGATTCAGATCTCTGGACTCAAAATAAAATTAATGAACTAATGAAAAATAATTTCATGCTTTCTAGACCGAAGTTTAAAGGAAAATATTTTTTAAGAGTCGTCATGGGAAACTACAATACAAATGAATCTCATATCGAAGAACTATTGAAATTTTTAAATGCATATCAATGA
- a CDS encoding GTP-binding protein, with the protein MNYLKLKYLKYFIFFLLLYILFSILIRIVNIYSLLFITIIMYTFYRVDKKLFKKIVYKVIYEKNNNRLSFKNTYGAAKISLEGIEKINRKISDKVKVELLNYEKNKLESQLRTGDYKVTLFGAGSSGKTSIARSLLKNIVGRTSAKIGTTKQINSYKIRIPILKRNINIIDTPGLFEPSKLGEEREKSTIIQASNSDLVLFVLDQDINKYENYLIKELLKIRKKIIIVLNKCDLRSRDDNNLIKENIISITSAKKNKISVVQTIAVPQPSPYIKSDTLNLVPDVGSLFREIIETLDNNGEELLADNILFRSNKLGIKSKNFIQEQRYLMSNKVINKYMWITGGVILVNPLPAVDFLTTTSVNVQMIMEISKIYEIKLTKKDAKDLSKSLLSALAKLGILKGGLAIISPALATSLTKIIISKSIQSITAGWLIKIVGLSLIEYFKNGQDWGDGGIQEVVDKIYKISKREEILNKFLKEAISKIEIRKFFKSNKSLPPFPK; encoded by the coding sequence ATGAATTATTTAAAATTAAAATATTTAAAATATTTTATATTTTTTTTATTACTTTATATTTTATTTTCTATCTTAATAAGAATAGTAAATATTTATTCACTATTATTTATAACAATAATTATGTATACCTTTTATAGGGTTGATAAAAAATTATTTAAAAAAATAGTTTATAAAGTTATATACGAAAAAAATAATAATCGACTTTCCTTTAAAAATACATATGGAGCTGCCAAGATAAGTTTAGAAGGTATCGAAAAAATCAATAGAAAAATTAGTGATAAAGTAAAAGTTGAATTGTTAAATTATGAAAAAAATAAACTAGAGTCACAATTAAGAACGGGTGATTATAAAGTTACTCTTTTTGGAGCAGGTTCCTCAGGAAAAACATCTATAGCAAGATCTCTATTAAAAAATATTGTCGGAAGAACTTCTGCAAAAATAGGTACAACGAAGCAAATTAATAGTTATAAAATTCGTATTCCTATTTTAAAAAGAAACATTAATATAATTGATACTCCAGGATTATTTGAACCATCAAAGTTAGGAGAAGAAAGAGAAAAATCAACAATAATACAAGCATCAAATTCTGATTTAGTTCTATTTGTGTTAGATCAAGATATAAATAAATATGAAAACTATTTAATTAAAGAATTATTGAAAATAAGAAAAAAAATAATAATAGTACTTAATAAATGTGATTTAAGGTCTCGAGATGATAATAACCTCATTAAAGAAAATATAATTTCTATTACTTCTGCTAAAAAAAATAAAATTTCTGTTGTTCAAACAATTGCAGTACCACAACCCTCACCTTATATAAAATCAGATACCTTAAATTTAGTTCCAGATGTAGGAAGTTTATTTAGAGAAATAATAGAAACGCTAGATAATAATGGGGAAGAGTTATTGGCTGATAATATCCTTTTTCGCTCAAATAAATTAGGTATTAAAAGTAAAAATTTCATACAAGAACAAAGATATTTAATGTCAAATAAAGTAATTAATAAGTACATGTGGATAACAGGAGGAGTAATACTAGTTAATCCATTACCTGCGGTTGATTTTTTAACTACTACTTCAGTGAATGTCCAAATGATAATGGAAATATCAAAAATATATGAAATAAAACTTACTAAAAAAGATGCTAAAGATTTATCGAAATCTTTACTAAGTGCTTTGGCTAAACTAGGCATACTAAAAGGAGGACTTGCTATTATTTCTCCTGCTTTAGCTACAAGTTTGACTAAGATAATAATTTCAAAGTCTATACAATCAATTACAGCAGGCTGGTTAATAAAAATAGTAGGACTCAGTTTGATTGAATATTTTAAAAATGGGCAAGATTGGGGCGATGGAGGTATTCAAGAAGTTGTAGATAAGATCTACAAAATAAGCAAGAGAGAGGAAATATTAAATAAATTTTTAAAAGAAGCCATTTCAAAAATAGAAATAAGAAAATTTTTTAAATCAAATAAAAGTTTGCCTCCATTTCCTAAGTAA
- the lspA gene encoding signal peptidase II, translating into MINKLQPKLYFFSLSIFIILIDQFTKYLMFFNYKIFVNKDLFLFKLDFVKNYGAAFNIFSGNRIFLSMISIIFSIILIYLILIKNNLNSLDLYSYSLILGGTVGNGLDRILKGFVIDFINLNIIDFPVFNIADISINIGFIVILYSTFKNNR; encoded by the coding sequence ATGATTAATAAACTTCAACCAAAATTATACTTTTTCTCTCTCAGTATTTTTATAATTCTTATAGATCAATTTACGAAATATTTAATGTTTTTTAACTACAAAATATTTGTAAATAAGGATTTATTTTTATTTAAATTAGACTTTGTAAAAAATTATGGAGCAGCATTTAATATATTCAGTGGGAATAGAATATTTTTATCTATGATAAGTATTATTTTTTCAATAATACTTATTTATTTAATATTAATAAAAAACAATTTAAATTCTTTAGATCTTTACTCTTACAGCCTTATTCTTGGAGGTACTGTTGGTAATGGTTTAGATAGAATATTGAAGGGTTTTGTAATTGATTTTATAAATTTAAACATAATAGATTTCCCAGTATTTAATATTGCTGATATATCTATCAATATTGGTTTTATAGTTATTTTATATAGCACTTTTAAAAATAATAGGTAA
- a CDS encoding biotin transporter BioY yields MLNFYKLIEILISLQSLIISTMLPVYIKVPFFNESNKTLDMPITWQIPTIILLTLIFDRKVVFRAFTIYIILGLFISPVFHQGGSIGYLLTPNFGYLLGTYPLIKIIDNLNKRNKINIGNFLINGIIAISVMHLTGIFYNLINLLLYSQFNIFLYNLGKYTIGKIGYHLLMLIPLILLIKPISYLKYNK; encoded by the coding sequence ATGCTCAATTTTTATAAATTAATTGAGATATTGATTAGTCTTCAATCATTAATAATATCTACAATGCTTCCTGTTTATATTAAAGTGCCATTTTTTAATGAATCAAATAAAACCTTAGATATGCCAATCACCTGGCAAATTCCAACTATAATTTTATTAACACTTATATTTGATAGGAAAGTAGTTTTTAGAGCATTTACCATTTATATAATTTTAGGTTTATTTATATCTCCAGTATTTCATCAAGGAGGTTCAATAGGGTATTTGCTTACTCCAAATTTTGGTTATTTATTAGGAACATATCCATTAATAAAAATAATTGATAATTTAAACAAAAGGAATAAAATAAATATTGGAAACTTTTTAATAAATGGAATTATAGCTATAAGTGTTATGCATTTAACTGGAATATTTTATAACCTTATTAATCTACTATTATACAGTCAATTTAATATATTTTTATACAATCTAGGTAAATACACTATAGGTAAAATTGGATATCACTTATTAATGCTTATTCCACTAATATTACTTATAAAGCCTATAAGTTATTTAAAATATAACAAATAA